The Alistipes finegoldii DSM 17242 DNA segment CGTCGATCAGCGTGCGTTCGAAACGCATCGCTTCGGCTCCTCCCGCGGCCGTGGCCGGATGGGCCAGACTGTCGAGTTTGGCGCGCGGGACGATGCGGATCTGGGCGCGGAGCGGCGCGGCGGCGAGAGCCGCCCATAACGCTCCGCAGCAGAGAAGCATGCGTGTTATCGTCGCTGTGTTGCGCATCGTTGCGGGTTTAGAGCCAGCCGTTGCCGTTCGCGACCTTGCGCACCGTGATGTTGAAGGTGTGCGTCTCGTTGCCGCTCGACGTGATGCTGGCCTTGGTCATGCCGCTCCTGAGTCCCTTGACCGTCAGTTTCCGGCCCTCGACGGAGGCCGTTGCGACCGTCGTGTCGGAGATCGAGACCGTATAGGTCATCGTCTCGCCGCCGAGGAAATAGTTGGCCGGGATGGCCGTCACTTCGCCGCCGAGGTTGATGTAGAGGTTGGGGAACGACACCTGCGTGCCGTTGCCGGCAACGGCGTTGAGCAGTTTGGCGGCGTTCGCCTGACCGACGCCCATCTGTCCGCGGTAGTTGGATTTGTTGAGCTGCATGGGCTGGTTCAGACCCACGTCGGCGACGTAGCGGTAGTAGAATTTCATGCCGCTCATGTAGTCGTCGATCGGCGTGGTGGTCTCATAAAGCAGGGCCTTGAATTCGTCGGCCGTGAAGTGGCGGCGCAGTTTTGCCGCGTACGACAGTCCCAGCGCCGCGACGCCCGAAACGTGGGGGCAGGCCATCGAGGTGCCCTCCATGTATCCGTAGCCGCTTTCGCTGACGTTGTAGGGCAGCGTCGAGAGGACGCAACCGATCTCGCCGCGCTTGTGGTCGTCGTCGAAGTATTCGTAATAGTAGTCCTGATCGCCGCCCGGAGCCGCTATCGTGGTGCCCGGACCGTAATTGGTGTAGACGGCGGGGGTGTAGTCGGCGGCCGTTGCGGAGACGGAGATGCAGAAGTCGGCGGCGCCGGGGAATCCGGCCATGGGGGCGGTTTCGTTGCCGCCGGCGAAGATCGCCAGACCGCCCTCGATCGGACCGTTGGGCGAGCCTGCGTTATGTATGAAGTACTCCAGCGCCTCCTTTTCGAGCGGCATGCTTTTCTCCCACTCTTCCTGTGTCTTGAAGCCCGGCTCGCCCCATTCGTAGCTGTTGGCCAGTCCCGAAACGTAGCCCCAGCTGCACTGCAGGATCACGGCGCCGTTGTCGGCGGCGTATTTGATCGCCTTGACCGTGGCCAGCGCGTTGCTGGCCGTGCTGCCCGAAAAAATCTGGCACGACATGATCTTCGCGCCGGGGATGCTGCCCCGGCCGCCGGCGATCGAGCTGATGCCGATGCCGTTGTCGTTCTGCGCGGCGATTACGCCCGCCACATGCGTGCCGTGGCCGGTGTCGTTGACGTCGTCCCATGAGATGACGCCCGTGTTCTTGACGAAGTTGTAGCCGTAGACGTCGCCCTGATAGCCGTTGCCGTCGTTGTCCTTGTGCGAGCGGTAGATTTCGTTCTCGTTGACCCACATGTTGTTCTTCAGGTCGGGGTGCTCGATCATCACGCCCTCGTCGAGGACGGCCACGACGATCGACTCGTCGCCCGTCGAGAGTTCCCACGCCTGCTCGCACTGCACGTCGGCGTCCACGATGG contains these protein-coding regions:
- a CDS encoding S8 family peptidase, translating into MKNYLYGILATALLAFTACTKEELSAPEPAPGPDVPAEYQSGEVLVKFAPYVSDILDRAGITRSGGPATRSGILSVDEILDIVGGYEIERVFPVDPRNEERTRESELHLWYVVRFGEEFTAAEVAEKLSALGEVQHVSFNRTIHRAYNAGKKAMPLSRKTLEAIQHQRATRTGEASAYPFDDLLLPQQWHLVNRGNMFGGKSIVDADVQCEQAWELSTGDESIVVAVLDEGVMIEHPDLKNNMWVNENEIYRSHKDNDGNGYQGDVYGYNFVKNTGVISWDDVNDTGHGTHVAGVIAAQNDNGIGISSIAGGRGSIPGAKIMSCQIFSGSTASNALATVKAIKYAADNGAVILQCSWGYVSGLANSYEWGEPGFKTQEEWEKSMPLEKEALEYFIHNAGSPNGPIEGGLAIFAGGNETAPMAGFPGAADFCISVSATAADYTPAVYTNYGPGTTIAAPGGDQDYYYEYFDDDHKRGEIGCVLSTLPYNVSESGYGYMEGTSMACPHVSGVAALGLSYAAKLRRHFTADEFKALLYETTTPIDDYMSGMKFYYRYVADVGLNQPMQLNKSNYRGQMGVGQANAAKLLNAVAGNGTQVSFPNLYINLGGEVTAIPANYFLGGETMTYTVSISDTTVATASVEGRKLTVKGLRSGMTKASITSSGNETHTFNITVRKVANGNGWL